The following proteins are co-located in the Trichormus variabilis 0441 genome:
- the petH gene encoding ferredoxin--NADP reductase: MSNQGAFEGAANVESGSRVFVYEVVGMRQNEETDQTNYPIRKSGSVFIRVPYNRMNQEMQRITRLGGKIVSIQTVSALQQLNGKTTIATVTDASSETAKSEGNGKATPVKTDSGAKGFAKPPAEEQLKKKDNKGNTMTQAKAKHADVPVNLYRPNAPFIGKVISNEPLVKEGGIGIVQHIKFDLTGGNLKYIEGQSIGIIPPGVDKNGKPEKLRLYSIASTRHGDDVDDKTISLCVRQLEYKHPETGETVYGVCSTYLTHIEPGSEVKITGPVGKEMLLPDDPEANVIMLATGTGIAPMRTYLWRMFKDAERAANPEYQFKGFSWLVFGVPTTPNILYKEELEEIQQKYPDNFRLTYAISREQKNPQGGRMYIQDRVAEHADELWQLIKNEKTHTYICGLRGMEEGIDAALSAAAAKEGVTWSDYQKDLKKAGRWHVETY; the protein is encoded by the coding sequence ATGTCTAATCAAGGTGCTTTTGAGGGTGCTGCCAACGTAGAATCAGGTAGCCGCGTCTTCGTTTACGAAGTGGTGGGTATGCGTCAGAACGAAGAAACAGATCAAACGAACTACCCAATTCGTAAAAGTGGCAGTGTGTTCATCAGAGTGCCTTACAACCGCATGAATCAAGAAATGCAGCGTATCACTCGACTAGGCGGCAAGATTGTTAGCATTCAAACGGTAAGCGCACTACAACAACTCAATGGTAAAACTACCATTGCAACAGTAACAGATGCGTCTAGTGAGACTGCTAAGTCTGAGGGGAATGGTAAAGCCACACCTGTAAAAACTGATAGTGGAGCTAAAGGCTTCGCTAAACCACCAGCTGAAGAACAGCTTAAGAAAAAAGACAACAAAGGCAACACCATGACTCAAGCGAAAGCCAAACACGCTGATGTTCCTGTTAATCTTTACCGTCCCAATGCTCCATTCATTGGTAAGGTAATCTCTAATGAACCACTGGTAAAAGAAGGTGGGATCGGTATTGTTCAGCACATTAAATTTGATCTAACTGGTGGTAACTTAAAGTACATCGAAGGCCAAAGTATTGGTATCATTCCGCCAGGTGTGGACAAGAACGGCAAGCCGGAAAAATTGAGACTCTACTCCATTGCCTCGACCCGGCACGGCGATGATGTTGATGATAAAACAATCTCACTTTGTGTCCGTCAATTAGAGTACAAACATCCAGAAACCGGCGAAACAGTTTACGGTGTTTGTTCTACTTACCTGACCCACATCGAACCAGGTTCAGAAGTGAAAATCACTGGACCTGTGGGTAAAGAAATGCTGTTACCAGATGATCCTGAAGCTAATGTCATCATGTTGGCAACAGGTACTGGTATTGCGCCCATGCGGACTTACCTGTGGCGGATGTTCAAGGATGCAGAAAGAGCAGCTAACCCAGAATATCAATTCAAAGGATTCTCTTGGTTAGTCTTTGGTGTTCCTACAACTCCCAACATTCTTTATAAAGAAGAACTGGAAGAAATCCAACAGAAATATCCCGATAACTTCCGCCTAACTTACGCTATCAGCCGGGAACAAAAGAATCCCCAAGGTGGCAGAATGTACATCCAAGACCGTGTAGCAGAACACGCTGATGAACTGTGGCAATTAATCAAGAATGAAAAAACCCACACCTACATCTGTGGTTTGCGCGGTATGGAAGAGGGCATTGATGCTGCTTTAAGTGCTGCTGCTGCGAAAGAAGGTGTTACCTGGAGTGATTACCAAAAAGACCTCAAGAAAGCTGGTCGCTGGCACGTAGAAACATATTAG
- a CDS encoding homoserine dehydrogenase produces the protein MGVKLGILGLGTVGTGTVQLLQDAVGRHPLLQEIEIYRVGVRSPNKSRDVQLQPEVITTDLESIVNDPAVDIVVEVMGGLEPARSLILQAINNGKHVVTANKAAIARFGAEIFTAANQAGVYVMLEAAVGGGIPVIQPLKQALSVNRLHTVTGIVNGTTNYILTRMQTEGSDFGDVLADAQRLGYAEADPTADVDGLDAGDKIAILASLAFDGRINLEDVYCEGIRQVSKTDIAYAEKLGFVIKLLAIAKNQAQDATKLSVRVHPTFVPKTHPLASINGVYNAILVEGEPIGQVMFFGPGAGAGATASAVTSDILSLVAALKSNTTAPNPLLTCRHEEYSQVAPISDLLTRFYARFLTKDQAGVIGQLGTCFGNHGVSIESIVQTGFQGELVEIVVVTHDVREGEFRQALAEIQNLPAIDSIPSILRVL, from the coding sequence GTGGGTGTAAAGCTGGGAATCTTAGGATTAGGTACGGTAGGAACAGGGACAGTGCAACTGCTACAAGATGCAGTTGGTCGTCACCCTTTACTGCAAGAAATAGAAATATATCGGGTGGGAGTACGATCGCCTAATAAATCCCGCGATGTACAATTACAGCCGGAAGTTATAACCACAGATTTAGAGTCAATCGTCAATGACCCGGCAGTAGATATTGTTGTTGAGGTCATGGGAGGATTAGAACCGGCGCGATCGCTTATTCTCCAAGCCATAAATAATGGTAAGCACGTAGTCACAGCTAATAAAGCAGCGATCGCCCGTTTCGGGGCAGAAATTTTCACGGCTGCTAATCAAGCCGGAGTCTACGTGATGCTGGAAGCCGCCGTTGGTGGTGGTATTCCCGTAATTCAACCATTAAAGCAGGCTTTAAGTGTCAACAGGCTGCATACTGTTACAGGCATTGTTAACGGTACCACTAATTACATCCTGACTCGGATGCAAACAGAGGGTAGCGACTTCGGTGATGTATTAGCTGATGCTCAACGTTTGGGTTATGCGGAGGCTGACCCTACGGCAGATGTAGACGGCTTAGATGCAGGGGATAAAATTGCTATTCTGGCATCACTAGCTTTTGATGGGCGAATTAACTTAGAGGATGTGTATTGTGAGGGGATTCGCCAAGTCAGTAAGACAGATATTGCCTATGCCGAAAAATTGGGATTTGTGATTAAATTACTGGCGATCGCTAAAAATCAGGCTCAAGATGCCACTAAACTATCGGTAAGGGTTCACCCTACCTTCGTACCCAAAACACATCCCTTAGCCAGCATTAACGGCGTGTATAACGCCATTCTCGTAGAAGGAGAACCCATAGGTCAGGTGATGTTTTTTGGCCCTGGTGCAGGTGCAGGTGCAACCGCCAGCGCCGTCACCTCAGATATATTAAGTTTGGTAGCAGCGCTAAAAAGCAATACAACAGCCCCTAATCCCCTATTAACCTGTAGACACGAAGAATATAGCCAAGTTGCTCCCATCAGCGACCTTCTGACGCGATTTTATGCCCGATTCCTCACCAAAGACCAAGCTGGTGTAATCGGTCAATTGGGTACTTGCTTCGGTAATCATGGTGTGAGTATAGAATCAATCGTCCAAACTGGCTTTCAAGGAGAACTAGTAGAGATAGTAGTTGTGACTCACGATGTCAGGGAAGGTGAATTTCGCCAAGCCTTAGCAGAAATTCAAAATTTACCAGCTATTGACAGTATTCCTAGCATATTGCGGGTGTTGTAG